In the Oncorhynchus gorbuscha isolate QuinsamMale2020 ecotype Even-year linkage group LG05, OgorEven_v1.0, whole genome shotgun sequence genome, one interval contains:
- the LOC124036520 gene encoding coiled-coil domain-containing protein 183-like isoform X1, whose protein sequence is MEQAMKALELDSNTDGDEQHYDQRVRELENSLEKMTIKITEAERIQKTYLRVCDHLHREVREMPMALDQLQNSVVSGQTELGKVAHMSHTAVAAVDCTKLVQMERQLMVERRMMEKELSERRGVKEKEVEGRLEREREGERRSNKGAQKLKEQVRRGTIREGLAEESAHIRAQQTTPVSTTPQSIVKLVEDIDTLREALSCTDLQELETRLVSQKAIREQLHSQMTQCEELVRQSMETFAALELQYAQLKFSAGPSSDRFERLKEEMQAELEQEEERCRHWEDKLGKAQSVLHGVEKGVNNLFFRMSCVQVKDSPRELGGLDAIEKLREIGARLPTLQTTASEKTEENTADHEKVWSFLEQSTMMEPRNYKRASSPVYDSTSEDTFQFRGQEEDCSMSRDEIKRRSIQLIEVHQPKKKAQKSNTKS, encoded by the exons ATGGAGCAGGCCATGAAAGCCCTGGAGCTGGACTCCAATACGGACGGAGACGAGCAGCACTACGACCAG CGTGTGAGAGAGCTGGAGAACAGTCTAGAAAAGATGACCATCAAAATCACAGAGGCTGAGAGGATCCAAAAAACCTACCTGCGAGTCTGCGACCACCTACATCGG GAGGTGCGTGAGATGCCCATGGCTCTGGATCAGCTGCAGAACTCAGTGGTCAGCGGGCAGACAGAGCTGGGAAAGGTGGCTCACATGTCTCACACCGCAGTGGCTGCTGTGGACTGCACTAAG CTGGTTCAGATGGAGAGGCAGCTAATGGTGGAACGCAGGATGATGGAGAAGGAGTTGAGTGAaaggaggggagtgaaagagaaggaggtggagggtcggctggagagagagagggagggagagcgacgaAGCAACAAAGGAGCTCAGAAGTTGAAagagcag GTTCGAAGAGGGACTATCAGAGAGGGACTGGCTGAAGAGTCGGCTCATATCAGAG CCCAGCAGACCACCCCGGTCTCCACTACTCCCCAGTCCATAGTCAAACTGGTGGAGGATATTGATACTCTGAGAGAAGCTCTCAGCTGCACTGATCTGCAG GAGCTGGAAACACGGCTGGTCTCTCAGAAGGCCATCAGGGAGCAGCTGCACAGCCAAATGACCCAGTGTGAGGAGCTGGTCAGACAGAGCATGGAGACCTTTGCTGCCTTGGAGCTCCAGTACGCCCAGCTCAAGTTCAGCGCTGGGCCCAGCTCTGACAG GTTTGAGCGGCTGAAGGAGGAAATGCAGGCGGAGCTTGAGCAGGAAGAGGAGCGTTGCAGACATTGGGAGGACAAGCTTGGAAAGGCCCAATCAGTGCTACATGGGGTGGAGAAGGGTGTCAACAACCTGTTCTTCAGGATGAGCTGCGTGCAAGTGAAG GACTCTCCCAGGGAGTTGGGGGGTCTGGATGCAATAGAGAAGCTGAGGGAAATCGGCGCCCGTCTGCCCACACTGCAGACCACAGCTTCAGAGAAGACAGAGGAAAACACAGCTGACCATGAGAAG GTGTGGAGCTTCCTGGAGCAGAGCACCATGATGGAGCCCAGGAACTACAAGAGGGCCAGCAGCCCTGTGTATGACAGTACCTCAGAAG atACATTCCAGTTTCGCGGTCAGGAGGAAGACTGCTCCATGTCCCGCGATGAGATCAAGCGTCGCAGCATCCAGCTGATCGAGGTGCACCAGCCAAAGAAGAAAGCCCAGAAGAGCAACACAAAGAGCTAG
- the LOC124036520 gene encoding coiled-coil domain-containing protein 183-like isoform X2 produces the protein MEQAMKALELDSNTDGDEQHYDQRVRELENSLEKMTIKITEAERIQKTYLRVCDHLHREVREMPMALDQLQNSVVSGQTELGKVAHMSHTAVAAVDCTKVRRGTIREGLAEESAHIRAQQTTPVSTTPQSIVKLVEDIDTLREALSCTDLQELETRLVSQKAIREQLHSQMTQCEELVRQSMETFAALELQYAQLKFSAGPSSDRFERLKEEMQAELEQEEERCRHWEDKLGKAQSVLHGVEKGVNNLFFRMSCVQVKDSPRELGGLDAIEKLREIGARLPTLQTTASEKTEENTADHEKVWSFLEQSTMMEPRNYKRASSPVYDSTSEDTFQFRGQEEDCSMSRDEIKRRSIQLIEVHQPKKKAQKSNTKS, from the exons ATGGAGCAGGCCATGAAAGCCCTGGAGCTGGACTCCAATACGGACGGAGACGAGCAGCACTACGACCAG CGTGTGAGAGAGCTGGAGAACAGTCTAGAAAAGATGACCATCAAAATCACAGAGGCTGAGAGGATCCAAAAAACCTACCTGCGAGTCTGCGACCACCTACATCGG GAGGTGCGTGAGATGCCCATGGCTCTGGATCAGCTGCAGAACTCAGTGGTCAGCGGGCAGACAGAGCTGGGAAAGGTGGCTCACATGTCTCACACCGCAGTGGCTGCTGTGGACTGCACTAAG GTTCGAAGAGGGACTATCAGAGAGGGACTGGCTGAAGAGTCGGCTCATATCAGAG CCCAGCAGACCACCCCGGTCTCCACTACTCCCCAGTCCATAGTCAAACTGGTGGAGGATATTGATACTCTGAGAGAAGCTCTCAGCTGCACTGATCTGCAG GAGCTGGAAACACGGCTGGTCTCTCAGAAGGCCATCAGGGAGCAGCTGCACAGCCAAATGACCCAGTGTGAGGAGCTGGTCAGACAGAGCATGGAGACCTTTGCTGCCTTGGAGCTCCAGTACGCCCAGCTCAAGTTCAGCGCTGGGCCCAGCTCTGACAG GTTTGAGCGGCTGAAGGAGGAAATGCAGGCGGAGCTTGAGCAGGAAGAGGAGCGTTGCAGACATTGGGAGGACAAGCTTGGAAAGGCCCAATCAGTGCTACATGGGGTGGAGAAGGGTGTCAACAACCTGTTCTTCAGGATGAGCTGCGTGCAAGTGAAG GACTCTCCCAGGGAGTTGGGGGGTCTGGATGCAATAGAGAAGCTGAGGGAAATCGGCGCCCGTCTGCCCACACTGCAGACCACAGCTTCAGAGAAGACAGAGGAAAACACAGCTGACCATGAGAAG GTGTGGAGCTTCCTGGAGCAGAGCACCATGATGGAGCCCAGGAACTACAAGAGGGCCAGCAGCCCTGTGTATGACAGTACCTCAGAAG atACATTCCAGTTTCGCGGTCAGGAGGAAGACTGCTCCATGTCCCGCGATGAGATCAAGCGTCGCAGCATCCAGCTGATCGAGGTGCACCAGCCAAAGAAGAAAGCCCAGAAGAGCAACACAAAGAGCTAG